A stretch of Halocalculus aciditolerans DNA encodes these proteins:
- a CDS encoding NifU family protein produces MSADNSERPTGDVDPERDLTERVETFLARNFPQIQLHGGTAGVEGVDAESGEVWLALGGACSGCGISPMTVGAIQSRLPQEVPEISTVHVDAGGTGGHF; encoded by the coding sequence ATGAGCGCCGACAACTCCGAGCGACCGACCGGCGACGTCGACCCCGAGCGCGACCTCACCGAGCGCGTCGAGACGTTCCTCGCGCGGAACTTCCCGCAGATTCAGCTGCACGGCGGCACCGCCGGCGTCGAAGGCGTCGACGCCGAATCCGGCGAAGTCTGGCTCGCGCTCGGCGGCGCGTGCTCCGGCTGCGGCATCTCGCCGATGACCGTCGGCGCGATTCAATCACGCCTCCCGCAGGAAGTCCCCGAAATCTCCACCGTTCACGTCGACGCCGGCGGAACGGGCGGCCACTTCTAA